In Rhodamnia argentea isolate NSW1041297 chromosome 11, ASM2092103v1, whole genome shotgun sequence, one genomic interval encodes:
- the LOC115739421 gene encoding probable mannitol dehydrogenase, with protein sequence MAKLPEQEHPEAALGWAARDASGLLSPFKFSRRATGEKDVKFKVLFCGICHTDLHSLRNDWGFSTYPLVPGHEIVGEVLEVGSKVEKFKVGDKVGVGCMVGSCGSCDSCHDHLENYCPKMILTYGSKYHDGTMTYGGYSNMMVVDEHFAIKFPQNMPLDAGAPLLCAGITVYSPMRFYGLDRPGDHLGVVGLGGLGHVAVKFAKAMGLKVTVISSSPGKREEALQHLGADAFLVSSDVSQVQAATGTMAGIIDTVSAVHPILPLIGLLKNNGKLVLVGAPNRPLELPVIPLIAILGRKTVTGSSIGGVKETQEMIDFAAKHNITADIEVIPINYLNTAMDRLAKADVKYRFVIDIGNTLKEA encoded by the exons ATGGCGAAGTTGCCGGAGCAAGAACATCCAGAGGCGGCACTTGGCTGGGCTGCGAGAGACGCCTCCGGCCTTCTCTCTCCCTTCAAGTTCTCCCGCAG GGCGACTGGAGAGAAAGACGTTAAGTTCAAAGTGTTGTTCTGCGGGATCTGCCACACCGACCTCCACAGCTTGAGGAATGACTGGGGATTCTCTACTTATCCTCTTGTTCCTGG GCACGAGATCGTGGGTGAGGTCCTGGAGGTCGGAAGCAAGGTGGAGAAGTTCAAGGTGGGAGACAAAGTGGGAGTTGGTTGCATGGTCGGATCGTGCGGCTCCTGCGACAGCTGCCACGACCATCTCGAGAATTACTGCCCCAAAATGATACTGACCTATGGCTCCAAATACCATGACGGGACGATGACCTACGGTGGATACTCCAACATGATGGTGGTGGATGAGCACTTCGCCATCAAATTCCCGCAGAACATGCCTCTCGATGCCGGCGCACCTCTGCTTTGTGCCGGGATCACTGTCTACAGCCCGATGAGGTTCTACGGGCTTGACCGCCCAGGGGACCACTTGGGCGTGGTGGGTCTTGGTGGACTGGGCCATGTAGCTGTGAAATTCGCAAAGGCGATGGGGCTTAAGGTGACCGTGATCAGCTCCTCCCCCGGCAAGAGGGAGGAAGCGCTCCAGCATCTTGGCGCCGATGCGTTCCTTGTTAGCAGCGACGTCAGTCAAgttcag GCTGCGACAGGAACAATGGCTGGTATAATTGACACGGTTTCAGCAGTGCACCCGATATTGCCCTTGATTGGTTTGCTAAAAAATAACGGGAAACTTGTCCTCGTCGGCGCTCCCAATCGGCCTCTTGAGTTGCCCGTCATCCCCTTGAT CGCCATTTTAGGGAGGAAGACTGTGACTGGGAGCAGCATCGGTGGAGTGAAAGAAACTCAGGAGATGATTGATTTTGCCGCAAAGCACAACATAACTGCTGATATCGaggtcattccgatcaattatTTGAACACAGCAATGGACCGCCTTGCCAAGGCCGATGTCAAGTATCGGTTTGTGATAGACATCGGCAACACCTTAAAAGAAGCTTGA